The Candidatus Zixiibacteriota bacterium genome has a window encoding:
- a CDS encoding PorV/PorQ family protein: protein MARRTVDRIILGWVILLIIAALIGDVTLAASDGGRTAADFLQIGVGARAAGMGGAYTALSEGSEASYWNPAGMAGLQGYEVSFSHFAWYQDVTLEQGAFAFALNERTTLAASIIYLNYGDINGYDASDNPIGEITAYDWAGGVSLGYQVNDDLSVGATGKYINQKFDDISGSAFAVDLGARYQIGRWTIAAMAGNLGSAMTFDSEKEDLPSTLRVGVAVTELIGGLRAAVEYDNRFNGASVLHNGLEMMFYDRYFLRTGYDVDLDGEDHSFDDGMSFGAGVRFGVAEINYAYSLKDQYSSEDLHRFSMLFHMGN from the coding sequence ATGGCTAGACGAACCGTAGACAGGATTATACTCGGCTGGGTCATCCTGCTGATTATAGCGGCTCTCATCGGCGATGTAACGCTGGCAGCCTCTGACGGTGGCCGCACCGCGGCAGACTTCTTACAGATCGGAGTCGGAGCTCGCGCTGCCGGCATGGGCGGCGCATACACCGCTCTCTCCGAGGGGTCTGAAGCATCCTACTGGAACCCCGCCGGCATGGCTGGCCTGCAAGGCTATGAAGTGTCGTTTTCGCACTTCGCCTGGTATCAGGATGTAACCCTCGAGCAGGGTGCATTTGCCTTCGCGCTCAACGAGCGGACCACTCTGGCCGCCTCCATCATCTATCTGAATTACGGCGACATCAATGGATATGACGCCTCCGACAACCCCATCGGCGAAATCACTGCCTATGACTGGGCCGGTGGAGTCTCCCTGGGCTATCAGGTCAACGATGACCTGAGCGTTGGCGCCACAGGCAAGTACATCAATCAGAAGTTCGATGACATCTCGGGTTCTGCGTTTGCCGTCGATCTTGGGGCACGCTACCAGATCGGCCGCTGGACCATCGCTGCCATGGCGGGAAACCTCGGGTCGGCGATGACATTCGACTCGGAAAAGGAGGACCTTCCGTCAACGCTCCGCGTTGGTGTTGCCGTCACCGAGTTGATTGGCGGGCTCCGCGCCGCCGTTGAATACGACAACCGTTTCAACGGGGCAAGTGTCCTGCATAATGGGTTGGAAATGATGTTCTACGACCGCTACTTCCTGCGCACCGGCTACGATGTCGATCTCGATGGTGAGGACCACTCCTTTGACGACGGTATGTCGTTTGGGGCCGGCGTTCGATTTGGCGTAGCCGAGATCAACTACGCCTACTCCCTGAAGGATCAGTACTCCTCAGAGGATTTGCATCGCTTTTCGATGCTCTTTCACATGGGCAATTAA
- a CDS encoding sugar transferase — protein sequence MEQNNNQLNYSGEQTLTLNRRNVSYGYATVREAVVPRSVAPSYAPDVAFKSRFLLAEVLGLLFVAFSTMYIFGLPSVLTKPGQFKLMIQKAVKRTYDIVGATVGLLLCLPILVFVPIFIKLDSRGPVFYTQMRIGINRRRTERRYHQKTDIDNRRSNDRRKEDLLGKPFRVIKFRTMVQNAETKSGPVWATKDDPRITRLGKFLRKTRIDEIPQFINVLKGDMALVGPRPERPTFVKDLATKIEGYEERLRVKPGITGLAQVESGYDCDIDSVKDKVNYDVTYIRTMSLWSDIKIMARTVVVVFTGRGAC from the coding sequence ATGGAACAGAACAACAACCAGCTCAATTACTCCGGCGAGCAAACACTCACCCTGAACCGCCGCAACGTCTCCTACGGATACGCGACCGTGCGAGAGGCCGTAGTGCCGCGCTCCGTCGCGCCGTCGTACGCGCCTGACGTCGCTTTCAAAAGCCGGTTTCTCCTCGCCGAAGTACTTGGATTGTTGTTTGTCGCTTTCTCGACCATGTATATATTCGGGCTGCCGTCAGTGCTGACCAAGCCGGGCCAGTTCAAGCTCATGATACAGAAAGCGGTGAAACGGACATACGATATTGTCGGGGCCACGGTCGGTCTGCTGCTGTGCCTGCCGATACTGGTTTTCGTGCCGATTTTCATCAAGCTGGATTCGCGCGGACCTGTCTTTTACACTCAGATGCGGATAGGCATTAATCGTCGTCGTACCGAACGCCGTTATCACCAGAAGACCGACATCGACAACCGTCGCTCCAACGATCGCCGCAAGGAAGACCTTTTGGGCAAGCCATTCCGTGTAATCAAGTTTCGCACCATGGTCCAGAATGCCGAGACGAAGAGCGGCCCTGTGTGGGCGACCAAGGACGATCCCCGGATCACTCGGTTGGGCAAGTTCCTGCGGAAGACCCGAATCGACGAGATTCCGCAGTTCATAAACGTCCTGAAAGGCGATATGGCACTGGTCGGTCCTCGTCCGGAGCGCCCCACCTTCGTCAAAGACCTCGCGACGAAGATTGAGGGGTACGAAGAGCGCCTTCGCGTGAAGCCGGGTATCACCGGTCTGGCGCAAGTCGAGTCCGGCTACGATTGTGACATCGATTCGGTGAAGGACAAGGTCAACTACGACGTGACTTACATTCGCACCATGTCGTTGTGGTCGGATATCAAGATCATGGCCAGGACGGTTGTGGTGGTGTTCACGGGCAGAGGGGCGTGCTGA
- a CDS encoding PEGA domain-containing protein: protein MLLKRILATVLFCSLPGLVAHAQTTTGSVTVESDPGGAEVVLKGDATVAGVTPTTFRQMLIGRYDVTVKKRGYETYRTDVVLDPARPTRLDIRLSPKTRLKAAVRSMFVPGWGQRYGDQKGKAWLFHVLGAGSIAAYLIADHNFDIKYEKYERRLDEFDAAVADGASREELDRRLDALSDAQDEAFDYEDYRRITIGAAIGVWGLSVLDALLFSPGDRTAFSVEGVDIQPAADLDQVGLTLSYSF from the coding sequence ATGTTGTTAAAACGGATTTTGGCGACAGTCCTGTTCTGCTCGCTTCCCGGTTTGGTGGCGCACGCGCAGACCACGACCGGGTCCGTCACGGTTGAATCAGACCCCGGCGGCGCAGAAGTCGTGCTCAAGGGGGATGCCACCGTTGCCGGCGTTACTCCCACGACGTTCCGCCAGATGCTGATTGGTCGATACGACGTGACCGTGAAAAAGCGGGGATACGAAACGTATCGCACGGATGTCGTGCTCGACCCGGCCCGACCGACGCGCCTTGATATCCGGTTGTCGCCCAAGACCCGGCTCAAAGCGGCGGTCCGATCCATGTTTGTACCCGGATGGGGGCAGCGCTACGGCGATCAGAAGGGAAAGGCCTGGCTGTTTCATGTCCTCGGCGCCGGGTCCATCGCCGCATATCTGATTGCCGATCACAATTTCGATATTAAGTACGAAAAGTACGAACGACGACTCGATGAATTCGACGCCGCCGTCGCGGACGGCGCCTCGCGTGAGGAACTCGATAGGCGACTCGATGCGCTATCGGACGCGCAGGACGAGGCCTTCGATTACGAAGACTATCGACGGATCACGATCGGGGCCGCCATCGGCGTGTGGGGATTGTCGGTCCTCGACGCACTGCTGTTTTCTCCCGGTGATCGAACTGCCTTCTCGGTTGAAGGCGTCGACATTCAGCCCGCAGCCGATCTGGATCAGGTCGGTTTGACCCTGTCATACTCGTTTTGA
- a CDS encoding fibronectin type III domain-containing protein translates to MTRTAVIAGAIVALTLLISCDRYIDSRDPVRSLPDAPPVPTNVLAQLNSRSVTLSWDIDNPAAVSRYRVYLATDTVQGFTVKDSTAQTSIVIEGLALNREYFFEVAAVDGNGYEGPRSATVSAVTALLSLTINNNARYTNSRNVQVQLIANSAATHVYLSEDSTFADAVAQTFSAQRGFELSPGDGTKIVFGRYIFLDGSESQQPLSDSIILDTRARIDSAWYLPGGGGTFTAGDTITFFVDAAEVDGEAQVVLSGIDPVRLFDDGTNGDVAAGDGIYSAEWVVPGDVTLNNGSVVGEFTDAAGNEADFLSDVTLTIFSAPLPVQLTLVEPVSSYQMSLTWSQAASADFASYRIYRSSSATVSDADLLVATITNRSTVSYTDTTVAASTTYYYRVYVRNSLGMTAASNTASATTLANTAPAAVVLAGALSDATTVRLTWTQNADADFQSYRIYRGNSSGVSSSDELIDIITSRTSISATFGLTTNRWYRVYVFDKQGLSTGSNAIQITD, encoded by the coding sequence ATGACTCGTACAGCCGTCATTGCAGGCGCCATTGTCGCCCTGACACTGCTCATTTCATGTGACCGTTATATCGATTCACGGGATCCGGTTCGCTCTTTGCCCGATGCGCCTCCCGTGCCCACTAATGTTCTCGCGCAATTGAACAGCCGGTCGGTGACGCTCAGTTGGGATATTGATAATCCGGCAGCGGTCAGTCGGTATCGTGTTTATCTGGCGACGGACACGGTCCAGGGCTTTACCGTGAAGGACTCGACTGCGCAGACGTCAATCGTGATTGAGGGACTTGCACTTAACCGTGAGTACTTCTTCGAAGTCGCCGCTGTCGACGGGAACGGCTATGAAGGCCCCCGGTCGGCTACTGTCTCGGCCGTCACGGCGTTGTTGTCGCTTACCATAAACAACAATGCCCGATACACCAATTCGCGAAACGTGCAGGTACAACTGATTGCGAACAGCGCCGCCACACATGTGTACCTGTCGGAGGATTCGACGTTTGCCGATGCGGTCGCCCAGACGTTTTCAGCTCAGCGAGGCTTTGAGTTGAGTCCCGGCGATGGCACCAAAATCGTCTTCGGTCGTTATATCTTCCTCGATGGTTCCGAATCGCAGCAGCCATTGTCCGATTCGATCATCCTCGATACACGTGCACGCATCGATTCGGCCTGGTACCTTCCCGGTGGGGGAGGAACCTTCACGGCCGGTGACACAATTACGTTTTTTGTCGATGCCGCCGAAGTTGACGGGGAAGCCCAGGTCGTTCTCAGCGGAATCGACCCGGTGCGGCTGTTTGACGACGGTACGAACGGCGATGTGGCTGCGGGTGACGGCATTTATTCGGCCGAGTGGGTGGTGCCCGGTGATGTTACACTGAACAACGGATCGGTGGTGGGTGAGTTTACGGATGCCGCCGGCAATGAAGCCGATTTTCTGTCCGATGTCACGTTGACAATATTCAGCGCGCCGTTGCCGGTCCAGTTGACTCTGGTCGAGCCGGTCTCGAGTTACCAAATGTCCCTCACCTGGAGTCAGGCCGCGTCAGCGGACTTTGCCAGCTACCGCATCTACCGGTCGTCAAGTGCCACCGTCAGCGACGCTGACCTGTTAGTTGCAACGATCACGAACCGTTCGACGGTGTCGTATACCGATACGACAGTTGCGGCGAGCACGACGTATTACTACCGCGTTTACGTCCGTAACAGCCTCGGAATGACCGCTGCCTCCAACACGGCCAGCGCGACCACTCTCGCCAATACGGCGCCCGCGGCTGTGGTGCTGGCAGGTGCGCTGTCCGATGCCACCACGGTCAGGCTGACTTGGACGCAAAATGCCGACGCCGACTTCCAATCGTACCGGATTTATCGGGGGAATTCATCCGGCGTCAGCAGCTCTGACGAGTTGATCGACATTATCACTTCCCGGACCTCGATTTCCGCCACGTTCGGTCTGACCACCAACCGCTGGTACCGGGTGTACGTGTTCGACAAACAGGGTCTTTCCACAGGATCCAACGCTATCCAGATTACGGATTGA
- a CDS encoding sigma-54 dependent transcriptional regulator: MKNILLVDDDREVSQSLANLFDPEKFTFEFLEDGADVSHFLSETENIDLVMLDVNLPTLSGLDVLKQIKQIDGDIPVIMISGFVSTENAIEAMREGAYEYLTKPFQIEKLIDTVNKACGFHSHLRPQQVPVAEPGRVEGLDEIVGRSPEIVEIAKLIGQVAKTDAAVLIFGESGTGKELVARAIHRNSKRKNNAFLSVNCAALTETLLESELFGHEKGAFTGAYYKRIGKFEQADAGTLFLDEIGDMSMLTQSKLLRVLQEKQFERVGGNESINVDVRIIAATNKSLVQCMKDGSFRVDLFYRLKVVSVYIPPLRDRRSDIPLLIDYFMNKFSAQLGVPVKQVSKKAMQALGRYHWPGNVRELDNNVHTAMVMSKNEALQPEDFPSLAEESPRVELDLSELQEDYFETFKKIVDPIMPRLIGNSPGQIYHFLNSALERAIISSCLKHFDGNQVKTSETLGISRNTLRDRIAKYSIY; encoded by the coding sequence ATGAAAAACATACTGCTGGTTGACGACGACAGAGAGGTATCGCAATCACTGGCGAACCTGTTCGATCCCGAGAAGTTCACGTTCGAGTTTCTCGAGGACGGGGCCGACGTTTCCCACTTTCTTTCGGAGACGGAAAACATCGACCTCGTAATGCTTGATGTAAACCTCCCGACTCTTTCGGGGCTCGACGTGCTCAAGCAGATCAAACAGATCGACGGCGATATCCCCGTGATTATGATCTCGGGGTTCGTATCGACCGAGAACGCGATTGAGGCGATGCGGGAAGGGGCCTACGAGTATCTGACCAAGCCGTTTCAGATCGAGAAACTGATCGACACGGTCAATAAGGCCTGTGGTTTCCATTCTCATCTTCGCCCTCAGCAAGTCCCGGTCGCGGAGCCGGGCAGGGTAGAGGGGCTCGACGAGATTGTCGGCCGCTCGCCGGAGATTGTCGAAATCGCCAAACTGATCGGCCAGGTCGCCAAGACCGACGCCGCTGTACTGATATTCGGCGAGTCCGGCACCGGCAAGGAATTGGTGGCTCGCGCCATACACCGCAATTCCAAGCGAAAGAACAACGCGTTTTTGTCCGTCAACTGCGCCGCGCTGACCGAGACTTTGTTGGAGTCCGAGCTGTTCGGGCACGAAAAGGGCGCCTTCACCGGCGCATATTACAAGCGGATCGGAAAATTCGAGCAGGCCGACGCCGGTACGCTGTTTCTCGATGAAATCGGCGATATGAGCATGCTGACGCAGTCCAAACTGCTGCGCGTTCTGCAGGAAAAGCAGTTCGAGCGAGTCGGCGGCAACGAATCGATCAATGTCGACGTCCGAATAATCGCCGCTACCAACAAATCGCTGGTTCAGTGTATGAAAGACGGCTCCTTCCGTGTGGACTTGTTCTACCGCCTGAAGGTTGTGTCCGTTTACATACCACCGCTGCGCGATCGCCGCTCCGATATACCGTTGCTCATCGACTACTTCATGAACAAGTTTTCCGCGCAGCTGGGCGTTCCGGTCAAGCAGGTTTCCAAGAAGGCCATGCAGGCGCTGGGCCGATACCACTGGCCGGGCAATGTTCGCGAACTCGATAACAACGTCCACACCGCGATGGTGATGTCGAAAAACGAGGCGCTCCAGCCGGAAGACTTCCCGTCACTGGCCGAAGAAAGCCCCCGCGTCGAACTCGATTTGTCGGAGTTGCAGGAAGACTATTTCGAAACCTTCAAGAAGATCGTGGATCCCATAATGCCGCGCCTCATCGGTAACTCGCCGGGGCAGATATACCACTTCCTGAATTCGGCGCTGGAGCGGGCCATCATCTCGTCGTGCTTGAAACACTTCGACGGGAACCAGGTCAAGACCTCGGAAACACTCGGGATTTCGCGCAATACGCTACGCGATCGTATCGCCAAATACTCTATCTATTGA
- a CDS encoding sodium-dependent transporter codes for MTKTRERWGSRLGIILAVAGSAVGLGNFLRFPSEAAQNGGGAFMIPYFVALVLIGVPLMWAEWTAGRFGGGFGHSSAPGIFHSMYRKNRFVKYFGVMGIFGPFVIYMFYVYLESWCLAFAYYSLAGKLHFSSPDGYIQFLQWYQGVSDSGFFSGSVPGIVFFLITLVLNLAVTYSGIRGGVERLCNIALPALFIMAVVLAIRVLTLDAPVGAADGRDSIGGLGFLWNPDLSALGKPSVWLAAAGQVFFTLSVGMGVILTYSSYLTRNDDIALSGLTAATTNEFAEVVLGGSIVIPAAFVFFGQDFLMNANNLGSFDLGFLAMPQIFAGIPGGAFWGFLWFFILFLAGITSSISVAQPTVAFLEDEFNLSRQKAVRIFGVAAFVLCQPAVWFLHRGVLDELNFWGGTFIIVIGALFELILLAWVFGIDKAWDELHCGCRMRVPRIFRYIIKYVSPTLLIAMLIWWLATDWWAVITMDGVPDQNVPYVLGIRLILLALIATIAVLVWVAWRRRPEGDRTTQKGANI; via the coding sequence GCGCGTTTATGATTCCTTACTTCGTCGCTCTGGTCCTGATCGGCGTCCCCCTCATGTGGGCCGAATGGACGGCGGGACGATTCGGCGGCGGCTTCGGCCACTCGTCGGCGCCGGGCATCTTCCATAGCATGTACAGGAAGAACCGATTCGTGAAATATTTCGGGGTCATGGGCATTTTCGGACCGTTTGTGATCTACATGTTCTATGTGTATCTGGAGTCGTGGTGTCTGGCATTCGCTTACTACTCTCTTGCGGGCAAGCTTCACTTTTCGTCGCCCGACGGGTACATCCAGTTTCTTCAGTGGTATCAGGGCGTGAGTGACAGTGGTTTCTTCTCCGGATCAGTCCCCGGCATCGTCTTTTTCCTGATCACGCTTGTACTGAACCTGGCGGTCACGTATTCCGGTATTCGCGGTGGCGTGGAGAGGCTGTGCAATATTGCGCTGCCAGCGCTGTTTATCATGGCGGTGGTGCTGGCGATCCGGGTCTTGACGCTCGACGCTCCAGTCGGTGCGGCTGACGGTCGGGATTCGATCGGCGGCCTCGGCTTTTTGTGGAACCCGGACCTCTCGGCACTCGGTAAACCATCGGTCTGGCTGGCCGCCGCCGGACAGGTCTTCTTCACGCTCTCGGTCGGGATGGGTGTTATCCTGACGTATTCAAGCTACCTCACCCGCAACGACGACATTGCCTTGTCGGGTCTGACGGCGGCAACAACCAATGAATTCGCCGAAGTTGTATTGGGGGGATCGATTGTCATCCCGGCGGCATTCGTCTTCTTTGGTCAGGACTTTCTCATGAACGCGAACAACCTCGGATCGTTTGATCTCGGGTTTCTGGCAATGCCACAGATCTTCGCCGGAATTCCGGGTGGCGCCTTCTGGGGATTCCTGTGGTTTTTCATCCTCTTCCTGGCCGGAATAACCTCGTCTATTTCGGTCGCGCAACCGACCGTAGCCTTCCTGGAAGATGAATTCAACCTCTCCCGCCAGAAGGCAGTGCGCATTTTCGGCGTGGCTGCCTTCGTCCTGTGTCAACCCGCGGTCTGGTTTCTTCATCGCGGGGTGCTCGACGAACTGAATTTCTGGGGCGGTACGTTTATTATCGTTATCGGGGCACTATTCGAGTTAATCCTGCTGGCATGGGTATTCGGAATCGACAAGGCCTGGGATGAACTGCACTGCGGCTGCCGGATGCGCGTTCCACGAATATTCCGCTATATCATCAAATACGTGTCCCCGACCCTGCTAATCGCCATGCTGATCTGGTGGCTGGCGACGGACTGGTGGGCGGTCATCACAATGGACGGAGTGCCCGATCAAAATGTCCCGTATGTGTTGGGTATCCGCCTGATTCTTCTCGCATTGATCGCCACGATTGCCGTACTCGTCTGGGTCGCGTGGAGACGGCGTCCTGAAGGCGACCGTACGACGCAGAAAGGAGCGAATATATGA